Proteins encoded by one window of Arachis hypogaea cultivar Tifrunner chromosome 1, arahy.Tifrunner.gnm2.J5K5, whole genome shotgun sequence:
- the LOC112705702 gene encoding uncharacterized protein isoform X2 yields the protein MNSFGGTHTPAIPRRRKHENSLFGTWSCTIQPDLSARKLAAALWHFCFLEVSGLDCKKFNVSLKEDNWGLRKANKVAAKIVEERKATSDSVVSALLSEMLRAQSCIDNLKAENKSSKKKLQQLAGELEDKLGRERRSRERMEKMNASLVHELAKANLCVNQIRIRYDEERKQRELIEQVCNELAMQIGEDKAKVERLQSDFMKIQEEFEQERSMFEMADLWRQESIQMKLADARISLEDKHNQMLKLVDYLHSFLRSKGVEKADEELRRGLVNEPVIKVDSLPNLNALFSSTIHIVSLDNEDQQQLLFR from the exons ATGAACTCCTTCGGCGGGACCCACACTCCGGCGATCCCTCGCCGCCGGAAACACGAAAACTCACTCTTCGGAACATGGTCATGCACTATACAACCCGACCTCTCTGCCAGGAAGCTCGCCGCAGCGTTATGGCACTTCTGCTTTCTCGAGGTTTCTGGTCTTGACTGCAAG AAATTCAATGTAAGTTTGAAGGAAGATAATTGGGGTTTGAGAAAGGCGAATAAGGTGGCTGCTAAGATTGTTGAAGAAAGAAAAGCAACGAGTGATTCTGTTGTCTCTGCTTTGCTATCAGAGATGCTTCGAGCTCAAAGCTGCATCGATAACCTGAAAGCCGAAAACAAATCGTCTAAGAAGAAATTGCAACAATTGGCAGGTGAATTAGAGGATAAGTTGGGAAGGGAAAGGAGAAGTAGAGAGAGGATGGAGAAGATGAATGCGAGTCTGGTACATGAGCTTGCCAAGGCCAACCTATGCGTTAATCAAATTAGGATACGCTATGATGAGGAGAGAAAACAAAGAGAATTGATTGAGCAAGTTTGCAATGAATTGGCTATGCAGATTGGAGAAGACAAGGCTAAAGTCGAGCGATTACAAAGCGATTTCATGAAAATTCAGGAGGAATTTGAACAAGAGAGGAGCATGTTTGAAATGGCCGATCTGTGGCGCCAAGAAAGTATTCAGATGAAGCTTGCTGATGCAAGAATCTCCCTTGAAGACAAGCATAATCAGATGCTCAAGTTGGTGGATTATCTGCACAGTTTCTTAAGATCAAAGGGTGTTGAAAAGGCAGATGAGGAACTCAGAAGAGGCTTAGTTAATGAGCCAGTGATTAAAGTAGATTCCCTTCCCAATCTTAATGCTCTTTTTTCATCTACCATCCACATTGTAAGCCTTGATAATGAAGACCAACAACAGCTGCTGTTTCGTTGA
- the LOC112705702 gene encoding uncharacterized protein isoform X1 produces MNSFGGTHTPAIPRRRKHENSLFGTWSCTIQPDLSARKLAAALWHFCFLEVSGLDCKHVMKKFNVSLKEDNWGLRKANKVAAKIVEERKATSDSVVSALLSEMLRAQSCIDNLKAENKSSKKKLQQLAGELEDKLGRERRSRERMEKMNASLVHELAKANLCVNQIRIRYDEERKQRELIEQVCNELAMQIGEDKAKVERLQSDFMKIQEEFEQERSMFEMADLWRQESIQMKLADARISLEDKHNQMLKLVDYLHSFLRSKGVEKADEELRRGLVNEPVIKVDSLPNLNALFSSTIHIVSLDNEDQQQLLFR; encoded by the exons ATGAACTCCTTCGGCGGGACCCACACTCCGGCGATCCCTCGCCGCCGGAAACACGAAAACTCACTCTTCGGAACATGGTCATGCACTATACAACCCGACCTCTCTGCCAGGAAGCTCGCCGCAGCGTTATGGCACTTCTGCTTTCTCGAGGTTTCTGGTCTTGACTGCAAG CATGTTATGAAGAAATTCAATGTAAGTTTGAAGGAAGATAATTGGGGTTTGAGAAAGGCGAATAAGGTGGCTGCTAAGATTGTTGAAGAAAGAAAAGCAACGAGTGATTCTGTTGTCTCTGCTTTGCTATCAGAGATGCTTCGAGCTCAAAGCTGCATCGATAACCTGAAAGCCGAAAACAAATCGTCTAAGAAGAAATTGCAACAATTGGCAGGTGAATTAGAGGATAAGTTGGGAAGGGAAAGGAGAAGTAGAGAGAGGATGGAGAAGATGAATGCGAGTCTGGTACATGAGCTTGCCAAGGCCAACCTATGCGTTAATCAAATTAGGATACGCTATGATGAGGAGAGAAAACAAAGAGAATTGATTGAGCAAGTTTGCAATGAATTGGCTATGCAGATTGGAGAAGACAAGGCTAAAGTCGAGCGATTACAAAGCGATTTCATGAAAATTCAGGAGGAATTTGAACAAGAGAGGAGCATGTTTGAAATGGCCGATCTGTGGCGCCAAGAAAGTATTCAGATGAAGCTTGCTGATGCAAGAATCTCCCTTGAAGACAAGCATAATCAGATGCTCAAGTTGGTGGATTATCTGCACAGTTTCTTAAGATCAAAGGGTGTTGAAAAGGCAGATGAGGAACTCAGAAGAGGCTTAGTTAATGAGCCAGTGATTAAAGTAGATTCCCTTCCCAATCTTAATGCTCTTTTTTCATCTACCATCCACATTGTAAGCCTTGATAATGAAGACCAACAACAGCTGCTGTTTCGTTGA